In Salvelinus namaycush isolate Seneca chromosome 12, SaNama_1.0, whole genome shotgun sequence, the DNA window CTTGGACCACATCAATGGAAAGAAACGTGAGTATGCACAACATTGTCATCTACATTAGAAGTGCAGCGTATGGCCTGCCgagcggcgcagcggtctaagggactgcatcggagtgctagaggtgtcactacagacccgggttcgatcccgggctgtatcacaaccggccgtgatctggagtcccatagggcagtgcacaattagcccagtgtcgtccgggttaggggatggGGTggtgctttacttggctcatcgtggtctagcgactccttgtggcgggcctggcgcctgcaggctgacctcggttgtcaggtgaacggtgtttcctctgacacattggtgcgggcgggtgttaagaagctcggtttgacgggtcatgtttcacaggatgcatgactcgacctttgcctcccgagcccgttggggagttgcagcgacgagACAAGATCGGAAAAGGGTGTAAAATACCAACAAAAATGTAACGTGCAGCGTAGATGGCTAAATTGGTAATCTGTTTTCTCATCTACTTTCTCCTCACAGACCAGAGGAATCTGGGAATGTCTATGCGCGTAGAGCGATCCTCATTGGACCAGGTGAAGAAACGATTTGAAGTTAACAAGAAGAAGATTGAGGAGAAGCAGACGGAGTATGATTTTGAAGAGCGCATGAAAGAGCTTCGAGAAGAGGTAAGTGATGGGGCTAGAATACTGTCAGTCTTACTCTGTCAGTCCAAATGGATGTAATGTGTATTATTAGTTCAGGTCAGGAAATAAATGCCATTGCTGGTATGTCTAACAAGTGAGTATAATGATCATTTAAGCCATGTTAAAACAAATCGTGAAAGCATGTATCCCTGTCACTTTTCCAAGGAGGAGAAAGCAAAGGCTTACAAGAAGGAGAAGCAGAAGGAAAAGAAGCGTAAAGCAGAGGAGGATCTTTTCGAGGAGGATGATGAAATGGCTGCTGTGATGGGATTCTCGGGGTTTGGTTCCTCAAAGAAAGGCAAATGACCTAAAGACTTTATGCATTTCTTTACACTCTACAACCTTTCCCTTTCGGCTGATCAAAGTAAACTTTGCTGTCTGTAGTATTCCATCAGCCTGTTCCCAGATGTGCTTAAGTCAGCTACTTGTTGTCATGAGCACAACAGAAGGGTTGGCTATAGAGCAAAGCGTTCTGCCACCAGGTCGGTATTCTATGACTCATCATATCCCCAAAAGCCCCCATTCTATTCCCAAACCAGCTTCCCAAAAAAACTAAACGCATGCTGTACATAGTCTGAGGAGTCCCTGAAACTGCAAGGTTTGTGGTTGATAGAATGGGATAACATGTCATAGTAATACAATTAGTAATTTATTGGGAATTTTATATCTGAATTTAGGGTAAATGTCCACAGatgttttaaaaataataatcataACTTACAACAGGTTCCCATTGACCTTGAAGATTATTTTGTGTGTTCATTTGCCTACATTCCACTAGTTGCACTACCTGTTTTTTCACGCAAATATAGTGGATGTTTATCTGCTCAAAGATGTCAGTTATTGGACAGTGCATTTCATTTTATTTGCCTTTTCAACTGTTCGGCCCCCAAAATAACAACCTCATAACTAAATGCTTCCCCAGTAAATTCCACCTAGAAACACGGGGCAATTGTGTGTAGTAGTGTTGGCCTTACTCAAAACATCTGTGATTCATACAATAAATTGTTTGACTTTGTAAATATTTTGTACTGCCATCCTTCTCAATATGAAACTATGGTGCAAACAAAAGAGGATTACTCTGGAACATATATGCTTGCTAACAAATGTTTTAGTTATGCATTAAGAAATTGTTTAGAAAAAAACATTCAAATTATCCCCAGGTTTAACTTCATTGCCTCTGGATTGATgtttctgtctggggttagttcAGTGACTTCCTGGTGCCGTGAGGATGCCTTAGCGTGTGTCTGATTTTGTCTATTCCTGTAAAAGACACACCAGGGAGAGAGATCTTACATTATTCCAGAGATAATGCATCATTATGCATACCAAATGTACCATTCCTCTTAGCTTCCAGTGCTGAAATGAATACCGCTGCTCTGCAGTATCTCACCTTGTTTCTCCATGAAGCGGGGGACTCGCAGCACTCCAAAACACATGAGTATGGAGAGAAGAGGGTACATAATAGCCACTGCCCAGAAGAATAACACCAGTGCCACAATGCAATTGTTCCCCAACACCTGGAAATAATAAAAGGAGAACCAACTCCATAAATGTTGTGCACTACAGCAAttatgcagcagaggtaactccagGGTGGTCTGTTTCATTCCTCACCTGGATATGTCCTCCAAGAGCCCCATGATCAGAGAATAAACCAGCAAGCATCAAGCCCCAGGCCCCTGGAATTAAGTACCCTGACAGAGAAAGTGAGACGCATTATGATTCATGTGGGTTTTGGGGATGGGAGGCAATTTTTTGTTGTATTTCAATCAGAAATATGATTCTAACCAGAGATGATGTTAAGGGGGTCATCCACCTTCACAGCACAGAGGAAGCGGCGAAAGCCAATAAAGAGGAGAGATCCAGTGGCCCCACACATGACTGCCACACCAGGCATGTAGGTGTCTACTCCTGCACACACTGCCACCTGTAAACACCACAGAAAGACCGGACTCTGAGATCAGCGTAAAAACAAATGCTTAGTTATTGATTATGCACAGGTCAACACAAGCCTCATAGATGATGTGCAGTCACAACAGACCAACAACTCCCAAGCCCCGAACTGTTACCATGCCAGCAATGGCCCCAGAGAGCATGCTGTCGAGATCATAGTAGTTCTTATCGATGCGTTGGATCATTAGTCCGTAGAGTCCTCCGCTTGTAGCAGCATGCAGCAGGTTCACAGTGCCTAGCCCCAGTAACAGGCCCTCATCAGCATCCAACACACGGGGGTGAGTGCCTATCACCAGGCCCAAGAAGCCCAGCATTTGAAGGCATCCTCCCAGCACCACCATCTAAGAACAGTCATACACATGGGAGACAAGGAGTTGGTGGATGAAGAAGAATGCATCTACTTGTGTAGTCTTCAGATGGCCTTTGCACTTGTATCCATGACTAACAGGCTGTCTGTGCTCTGTCCGTTTGAAATGGGGACTCCAGCGTCCAGCCCGTGATCCTATAACCCGCAGTGAGACAGCTGCCGCTGCACCACCCAGCAAGAAGATCACACCGCTGCCTGCATAGTCCTGAACGGAAATGTGGGTCAATACGAGAATCTCTGCTTGTAATGCATAGTTAAATCCTGAATTTGATTATGGTATGTGATGTGACTGGTTCACACCTGTGATGGGTAGGAGGTGGAGGTTGGACTGAAGATGCCTTGCTGGTCCCAGACCCAGTGACAAGCCAGAGGGTAGATTATTCCTGAGGAAACAGAGAGACTCTGAACACAAGCAATATAACAAACCTCACCTTAAAAGTATTGAATGAAGGGAAAGTGGCCCAAAAACTGTGGTTTTAGAATCAGTGAGTGAGAATACCTGAGAAAACGTATGCGGATATGAGGTAGCCGATTGGTTCTGTCCTCTCGTTGGCAGCCCCTAGTGCCAGAGTAGTGGCCACAGCACAGCGAACATAGTTGAAGAAGAAGTTTACCATGTTTGTCTTATTCAGTGTGAGGAAGAATTGGGTTCCGATAACAGCGTTGTGCTCCCCAAAGGCAAACGCATAGCCATGGAGAAAGAAAGCCAGCAAGGTGACAACTGAAAACAAACAAGGGATGGAATGGGTTAAAATAAGTAGTGAACTTAGGTTTACCCATTAGGCCGTTTGTTAAGTCGGTTGCATTGCATAAAAACATGAATACTTTTTTCCAGCAGATTAAAGATCTTCATGAAGTAAACAGTCACCTACTCATTTCCTTCTTTGACCTGTAGGCCTATAGTTCATACTCCTACTCTGCCACATCAGTCACCAGGAAGTGGAAACTGCTATCGAAACAACAAGCAGCATGCATGCTATTGCCACTTCTTGCACTAACATGCAAGCATAAAGCTTGCAATGTGTTTATGGGTTGGTGTTGGTGGAAGCATGTGACAGCTACAGTAAGTATCCTGAGAATACAGCCTCATCTCATTCTagtcacatttaaaaaatatatttaagatgTGATACCTGATTCTTCACAGATTAAACACTCACACAATGCTCTCCTTCAAAGTTATCATTTTGATATTGCAAAAAGCACAGTTGCCTAAAAATGTATTTACAACTATGGTTGTGCAGCTCAATAAAAGCAAACCGACAAAAAATTACACTTCCATCAAACAGCATTGGGTGAACAAGTTCAATTTGATCAATTGTAACAATTTGGCATATGTGTTTGCATCTCATGAAATGTATATTTTTATAATCTCCTTGATTATCTTCATACTGGGCAAAAGAAACTACCAAAAAATGTCAACTTACATGTGTCTGCTACATTTTTAAAGATGACATTGGAGACGTTCTTTGGATCTGTTTTGCCTGCCTCCACAAACGCAAACCCAAACTTGAGGCCTGTGCAATCAAAGTTGAAAGTAAAgttagaatatatatttttttatcatcaaataataatattatatttattttatatagctaGCGCTTTTCATACAGAATCTCTAGGtcgctttattttttattttttaacaattCAGGCAGCTGGCAGTTCATTGGAGATGTCTTCCACAGATCGATGATGATCCCGTTCAATAAAGGAGTAGCTTGAGTGGTGGTGGCGTCGATGATACAGCCAGGGAGGGAGAAACATCAGTCAGACAGGCCAGGAGCTTTTCATCAGGCACTTCTGTCGTTGAAGTTCACAGTTACGGCTCTGTATAGGCTGGATCATCCACCACCGAAAGTGTAACACCCACCTGGGTCATCCTTCGGCAGCTATAAGAGCCTGAGAGACCACCACAGTTCGGCAGTTATCCTATGAGGCGAGCCTCTGTAATCCACTCGCACAGTCCACGTCCTTCCAGAAACAGGGTAAGGTGTAATAAAAAGCCGGTGCTGTGTTGATCAGGTGTTGCATGCATTATTCAAATtaaattagccagctagctatagTTAGCCAAGACAAGTAAACATACTTGCCATCGTCAGTCCTGCAACTCCATGAGTCACCAACATATGTTTTAGCCCAACCCTCAACAGGTTATCATCAACCcccacaaaaaaaaatgttttaaatacttaaaataacaaaaatatcTACATTTACAGAGCTCTCTGCCAAAGCTTCCTCACGGCGCCATGGCAACCACGGAACTAAGACGAGATAACAGTAAGATCTTACTTTACtactctagctagctagctaacgttacattacCTAGCTTgcctgtcagacagacagattcATGAACAATACTCACACAATGCAAAGAAGCTGCAGAGGAGGATGAACGCATCATGGACAGCTATCGAATCAGGGAAAGCCATGTCAAAAAACTGTACAGCTAGCAAGCTGGTAGCATAAATAGCTAGCTACTAGCTTGCAATCTGGTTCGTTAGCGCAGCCGTTAGCTAACTATGCAATGGCAAAACAAACaagtagcctagctaatgttacacGTATAAGCACATTAGCTATGTGTGGTTCACGGTATCAGGCTCGCAAGTGACTGATCGTGATGGAGGCAGACACGATACATACATATATCCAGGCTAGGTTGAagataagtagctagctagcaaagtatAAGTTGCATTTTTTCGAACTCGCATTCGGGTGCTTCTA includes these proteins:
- the LOC120056752 gene encoding putative ammonium transporter 1, with product MASLKFGFAFVEAGKTDPKNVSNVIFKNVADTFVTLLAFFLHGYAFAFGEHNAVIGTQFFLTLNKTNMVNFFFNYVRCAVATTLALGAANERTEPIGYLISAYVFSGIIYPLACHWVWDQQGIFSPTSTSYPSQDYAGSGVIFLLGGAAAAVSLRVIGSRAGRWSPHFKRTEHRQPMVVLGGCLQMLGFLGLVIGTHPRVLDADEGLLLGLGTVNLLHAATSGGLYGLMIQRIDKNYYDLDSMLSGAIAGMVAVCAGVDTYMPGVAVMCGATGSLLFIGFRRFLCAVKVDDPLNIISG
- the zmat2 gene encoding zinc finger matrin-type protein 2 translates to MASGSGSSGGGNSSKNDFRRKWDKDEYEQLAQKRLDEERDKKDGKPAPPVKRELLRHRDYKVDLESKLGKTIVITKTTPQAEMGGYYCNVCDCVVKDSINFLDHINGKKHQRNLGMSMRVERSSLDQVKKRFEVNKKKIEEKQTEYDFEERMKELREEEEKAKAYKKEKQKEKKRKAEEDLFEEDDEMAAVMGFSGFGSSKKGK